A portion of the Segatella copri DSM 18205 genome contains these proteins:
- the lepA gene encoding translation elongation factor 4, giving the protein MENINKIRNFCIIAHIDHGKSTLADRLLEKTQTIKITEGQMLDDMDLERERGITIKSHAIQMEYKAKDGQTYILNLIDTPGHVDFSYEVSRSIAACEGALLVVDATQGVQAQTISNLYMAIEHDLEIIPVINKIDMPSAMPEEVEDEIVDLIGCKHEDILRASGKTGEGVEDILEAVINRVPAPVGDEKAPLQALIFDSVFNSFRGIIAYFKIENGVIRKGDKVKFFNTGMEYDADEIGVLKMDMIPRQELGTGEVGYIISGIKNATEVKVGDTITHIARPCDKAIAGFQEVKPMVFAGVYPIDPSDYENLRASLEKLQLNDASLTFSPESSVALGFGFRCGFLGLLHMEIVQERLDREFNMDVITTVPNVSYMVYDKQGGVKEVHNPSGLPDPTLIDHIEEPYIRATIITATNYIGPIMKLCLDKRGELINQEYVSGNRVELHFMLPLGEIVIDFYDKLKSISKGYASFDYHIDSFRHSDLVKLDILLNGEPVDALSTLTHRDNSVSFGRRMCEKLKDLIPRQQFDIAIQAAIGAKIVARETVKQVRKDVTAKCYGGDVSRKRKLLEKQKKGKKRMKQIGNVEVPQKAFLAVLKLD; this is encoded by the coding sequence GACAGATGCTTGATGATATGGATTTGGAAAGAGAGCGTGGTATCACGATCAAGAGCCACGCTATCCAAATGGAATATAAGGCAAAGGATGGACAGACCTATATCCTGAATCTTATCGATACTCCGGGACACGTTGACTTCTCATACGAAGTTTCCCGTTCCATCGCTGCTTGCGAGGGAGCACTGCTGGTTGTTGACGCCACTCAAGGCGTTCAGGCACAGACCATTTCAAACCTCTATATGGCTATCGAGCACGACCTGGAGATTATTCCGGTAATCAATAAGATAGATATGCCTTCAGCTATGCCTGAAGAGGTAGAAGATGAAATAGTAGACCTGATCGGTTGCAAGCATGAAGATATTCTCCGTGCTTCAGGTAAGACAGGTGAAGGTGTAGAAGATATACTGGAAGCTGTTATTAATCGTGTTCCTGCTCCGGTAGGAGACGAGAAGGCACCGCTTCAGGCTTTGATTTTCGACTCTGTATTCAACTCTTTCCGCGGCATCATCGCCTATTTCAAGATAGAGAATGGCGTGATCCGTAAGGGAGATAAGGTGAAGTTCTTCAATACCGGCATGGAATATGATGCAGATGAAATCGGTGTATTGAAGATGGATATGATTCCACGTCAGGAATTGGGTACCGGTGAGGTAGGTTATATCATCTCGGGTATCAAGAATGCTACCGAGGTAAAGGTGGGTGATACCATTACCCATATCGCCCGTCCTTGTGACAAGGCGATTGCGGGTTTCCAGGAAGTAAAACCTATGGTCTTTGCCGGTGTTTATCCTATCGATCCTAGCGATTACGAGAATCTGCGAGCATCGCTCGAAAAACTGCAGCTCAATGATGCTTCATTGACTTTCTCGCCAGAGAGTTCTGTGGCTTTGGGCTTCGGTTTCCGTTGCGGATTCCTCGGCTTGCTCCACATGGAAATCGTACAGGAGAGACTGGACCGTGAGTTTAATATGGATGTCATCACTACCGTACCTAACGTATCTTATATGGTATACGACAAGCAGGGCGGTGTGAAAGAGGTTCACAATCCTTCCGGATTGCCAGACCCAACGCTGATAGACCATATTGAGGAACCATATATCCGGGCAACCATCATTACGGCAACCAATTATATTGGACCTATCATGAAACTCTGTCTGGACAAACGAGGCGAACTCATCAACCAGGAATATGTGAGTGGAAACCGTGTAGAGCTCCACTTCATGTTGCCGTTGGGAGAAATCGTCATCGACTTCTATGACAAGCTGAAGAGTATCTCCAAGGGATATGCTTCGTTCGACTATCATATCGATTCCTTCCGTCATTCCGACCTGGTGAAGCTCGATATCCTGTTGAATGGAGAGCCTGTAGATGCTTTGAGTACTTTGACTCACCGCGATAACTCTGTGAGCTTCGGCCGCAGAATGTGCGAGAAGTTGAAGGACCTCATACCTCGTCAGCAGTTCGATATTGCTATCCAGGCAGCTATCGGTGCCAAGATTGTGGCACGTGAGACTGTTAAGCAGGTGCGCAAGGATGTTACCGCCAAATGTTATGGTGGTGACGTGAGCCGTAAGCGCAAGTTGCTGGAGAAGCAGAAGAAGGGTAAGAAGCGCATGAAGCAGATTGGTAATGTGGAAGTTCCACAGAAAGCCTTCCTGGCTGTGCTCAAACTCGATTAA
- a CDS encoding Crp/Fnr family transcriptional regulator: protein MADFKVIIPKRDIARELARKYSTMTHDELDVMEDILEPIKYGKGEMILPEGEQCMGISYIEKGLVRQFYLKNGKEVTEHLGVDHSIFMCIESLFKEEPTRLQVEALEPTLVYMLPKKKLEAAAMRNVNIQMLYRKILEESLIQSQIHADLMRFESAPNKYKRLCEMNPQVVLRAPLTYIASYLQMTPETLSRIRSNTLL, encoded by the coding sequence ATGGCAGACTTTAAAGTAATTATCCCTAAGCGTGATATTGCGCGCGAGCTGGCGCGTAAATATAGTACGATGACTCATGATGAGCTCGATGTGATGGAAGATATCCTGGAGCCTATCAAGTATGGCAAGGGCGAGATGATCTTGCCTGAAGGTGAACAGTGCATGGGTATCTCGTACATCGAGAAGGGATTGGTGCGCCAATTTTACTTAAAGAATGGCAAGGAGGTGACCGAACATCTGGGTGTGGATCATTCCATCTTTATGTGCATTGAGAGCCTCTTTAAGGAAGAGCCTACCCGCCTGCAGGTAGAAGCTCTGGAGCCTACTCTGGTGTATATGCTACCGAAGAAGAAGCTGGAGGCGGCTGCTATGCGTAATGTCAATATCCAGATGCTTTATCGTAAAATACTGGAAGAGAGTTTGATTCAGTCTCAGATTCATGCCGATCTGATGCGATTTGAGTCAGCACCTAATAAATATAAGCGCCTGTGCGAAATGAACCCACAGGTGGTTCTGCGTGCTCCGCTCACCTATATCGCAAGCTATCTGCAGATGACTCCGGAAACGCTGTCCAGAATCCGCTCGAATACTTTATTATAA
- a CDS encoding AMP-binding protein, which produces MEIPSFNALIQKSIVDHWDMDALTDYKGATLQYHDVARKIEKLHIMFENSGVVKGDKIALCGRNSANWAVAFLATLTYGAIAVPILHEFMPDQIHNIVNHSDAKLLFVGDVVATQIDATKMPGLEGIIYIPDYSLVVSRTDKLTYAREHLNEMFGIKYPKYFRKNHVNYYMEQNPDELAMINYTSGTTGFSKGVMVPYRALWGNADFAEDVLGKKIKPGDSIISILPMAHMYGMAFEFIFEFIKGCHIFYLTRIPSPAIIAEAFGRIKPAVIIAVPLVIEKIIRKKVFPKIQNNRMRMLLHMPVISKKVKEKICDQVTNAFGGNFYEVIIGGAAFNQEVESFLHSVGFKYTVGYGATECAPIICYEDYKNFVPGSCGKAALHMMVRIDSPDPENVPGEILAKGPNVMLGYYKNEEATKQTIDENGWYHTGDLGTMDGDGNVFIKGRSKNMLLGANGQNIYPEEIEDKLNSLALVAESVVIQKGDKLIALVHPDYDEAQTLNLGTKELADVMEQNRQELNTMIPAYSKVSEIRIHEDEFEKTPKKSIKRFLYTAE; this is translated from the coding sequence ATGGAGATTCCAAGCTTTAACGCACTCATCCAAAAGAGCATCGTAGACCATTGGGATATGGATGCTCTGACAGACTACAAGGGAGCAACCTTGCAGTACCATGATGTAGCACGCAAAATTGAGAAGCTACACATCATGTTTGAGAACTCTGGTGTAGTAAAGGGCGACAAGATAGCACTTTGCGGTCGAAATAGCGCAAACTGGGCTGTAGCATTCCTTGCTACCCTTACCTATGGTGCCATTGCCGTACCTATCCTGCATGAATTCATGCCAGACCAGATTCACAACATAGTAAACCACAGCGATGCCAAACTGCTCTTTGTGGGTGATGTTGTAGCTACACAGATTGATGCAACGAAGATGCCAGGTCTTGAAGGCATCATCTATATACCGGATTATTCACTTGTCGTTTCACGTACCGACAAGTTGACTTATGCGCGCGAACACCTCAACGAGATGTTCGGTATCAAGTATCCTAAGTACTTCCGCAAAAACCATGTCAACTACTATATGGAACAGAATCCGGATGAGTTGGCTATGATCAACTATACCAGCGGAACTACCGGTTTCTCCAAGGGAGTAATGGTTCCATACCGTGCACTCTGGGGCAATGCAGATTTTGCTGAGGACGTACTGGGTAAGAAGATCAAGCCGGGAGATTCTATCATCAGTATCCTGCCGATGGCCCACATGTACGGCATGGCGTTTGAATTTATCTTCGAATTCATCAAGGGCTGCCACATCTTCTATCTCACCCGCATCCCTAGCCCAGCCATCATCGCCGAGGCATTCGGCCGCATCAAGCCAGCCGTCATCATAGCTGTACCTCTGGTTATCGAGAAGATTATCCGCAAGAAGGTATTCCCTAAGATCCAGAACAACCGTATGCGTATGCTGCTCCACATGCCTGTAATCAGCAAGAAGGTGAAGGAGAAGATATGCGACCAGGTAACCAATGCCTTCGGTGGCAACTTCTACGAGGTGATTATCGGTGGTGCAGCCTTTAACCAGGAAGTGGAAAGTTTCCTCCATAGCGTAGGTTTCAAATATACCGTGGGATATGGCGCAACAGAATGTGCCCCTATCATCTGCTACGAGGATTACAAAAACTTCGTACCGGGCTCTTGCGGTAAGGCTGCCCTCCACATGATGGTCCGCATCGACAGTCCTGATCCTGAGAATGTACCGGGCGAAATCCTTGCCAAGGGTCCTAACGTAATGTTGGGTTACTATAAGAATGAGGAAGCTACCAAGCAGACCATCGACGAGAACGGATGGTATCATACAGGCGACCTCGGAACCATGGATGGTGACGGCAACGTCTTCATCAAGGGTCGTAGCAAGAACATGCTGCTCGGCGCAAACGGTCAGAATATCTACCCTGAGGAGATTGAGGATAAACTCAACTCTTTGGCTCTGGTAGCGGAAAGCGTGGTTATACAGAAGGGCGACAAGCTCATTGCTCTGGTTCACCCAGACTATGATGAAGCTCAGACCCTGAACCTCGGTACCAAAGAACTGGCAGATGTCATGGAGCAGAACCGCCAGGAGCTCAACACCATGATTCCTGCTTACAGCAAAGTATCAGAAATACGTATACATGAAGATGAGTTTGAAAAGACTCCTAAGAAGAGTATCAAGCGATTCCTCTATACGGCAGAATAA
- a CDS encoding AMP-binding protein — MNSIPSFNSYIENSIIKNWNLDALTDYKGTTLQYHDIARKIEKLHILFENSDVKKGDKIAVCGRNSSQWAVAFLAIITYGAIVVPIQNEFKPEQIHNIVNHSESKLLFVGDVVATEITPEEMPSLEGIIYLPDNSLVISRSEKLTYARENLNAMFGHRYPKYFRPEHVKYHVDDPEELAMINYTSGTTGFSKGVMLPYRALWGNLDYLIDSVKPHIGKNCNILSTLPMAHMYGLMTEFLFNIVLGNHIFFLTRLPSPTLISEALSEIKPDILYAVPLVVDKIVRKEVFPHIQTNRARLLMNMPVINKRIKEKVREFVLRKFGERPYEVVVGGAPLNKEIENFFISVGFPIAMGYGTTETAPLITFAHQDNYVAGSCGVAVKHMEVKVLSDDPENVAGELVCRGINVMKGYYKNQEATDAVIDKDGWFHTGDLATMAADGHIFVKGRSKNMLLGPNGQNIYPEEIEDKLNSMAMVNESIVIQSNDKLVALVHPDMEEVNNLGFTDEDLENIMEQNRKELNMQIPSFAKVSRIKLHNQEFEKTAKKSIKRYLYQNAI; from the coding sequence TACCAAGTTTTAACTCGTATATTGAGAACAGCATTATCAAGAATTGGAATCTGGATGCGCTCACCGATTACAAGGGCACAACCCTCCAATATCACGATATTGCCAGAAAGATTGAGAAGCTACACATCCTGTTCGAAAACAGCGATGTAAAGAAGGGCGACAAGATTGCCGTCTGCGGAAGAAATAGTAGCCAGTGGGCAGTAGCCTTCCTGGCCATTATTACTTACGGAGCCATTGTCGTACCTATACAGAACGAATTCAAGCCTGAGCAGATTCACAACATCGTGAACCACAGCGAAAGCAAACTTCTGTTCGTTGGTGACGTGGTAGCTACAGAGATAACACCAGAGGAGATGCCTTCACTGGAAGGAATCATCTATCTTCCGGACAATTCGCTTGTCATCTCGCGCTCTGAGAAACTGACTTATGCGCGCGAGAACCTCAATGCCATGTTCGGACACAGATATCCTAAGTATTTCAGACCAGAACACGTGAAGTATCACGTAGACGATCCTGAAGAACTGGCAATGATCAACTATACCAGTGGAACTACCGGTTTCTCAAAAGGTGTGATGCTCCCATACAGAGCACTTTGGGGTAATCTCGACTACCTCATCGATTCAGTGAAACCTCATATAGGTAAGAACTGCAACATCCTTTCTACCCTTCCGATGGCTCACATGTATGGACTCATGACAGAATTTCTCTTCAATATAGTATTGGGTAACCATATCTTCTTCCTTACCCGTCTGCCGAGCCCAACGCTCATCTCAGAGGCGTTGTCAGAAATCAAGCCAGACATCCTCTATGCGGTGCCGCTTGTAGTAGACAAGATTGTAAGAAAGGAAGTATTCCCACATATCCAAACCAACCGCGCAAGACTGCTGATGAACATGCCTGTCATCAATAAGCGCATCAAGGAGAAGGTTCGCGAGTTTGTATTGAGAAAGTTTGGCGAACGTCCTTACGAGGTTGTTGTGGGTGGTGCTCCGCTCAACAAGGAGATAGAGAACTTCTTCATCAGCGTAGGTTTCCCTATCGCAATGGGATATGGTACCACTGAGACTGCTCCACTTATCACCTTTGCCCATCAGGACAACTATGTGGCAGGAAGTTGTGGTGTTGCCGTGAAGCACATGGAGGTAAAGGTTTTGAGCGATGACCCGGAGAACGTAGCCGGTGAACTGGTTTGCCGCGGCATCAATGTGATGAAGGGCTATTACAAGAACCAGGAGGCAACAGATGCCGTAATAGATAAAGACGGATGGTTCCATACAGGCGACCTGGCAACGATGGCCGCCGACGGACATATCTTCGTTAAAGGCAGAAGCAAGAACATGCTGCTGGGACCTAACGGACAGAATATCTATCCGGAAGAGATTGAGGACAAGCTCAACTCCATGGCTATGGTCAACGAGAGCATCGTAATACAGAGCAATGACAAGCTGGTAGCTCTGGTTCATCCGGATATGGAAGAAGTTAACAACCTCGGCTTTACAGACGAAGACCTGGAGAACATCATGGAGCAGAACCGCAAGGAACTGAACATGCAGATACCTAGCTTCGCAAAGGTGTCACGCATCAAACTTCATAATCAGGAATTTGAAAAGACAGCCAAGAAGTCTATCAAGCGTTACCTCTATCAGAACGCAATCTAG